A genomic region of Ptychodera flava strain L36383 unplaced genomic scaffold, AS_Pfla_20210202 Scaffold_48__1_contigs__length_985763_pilon, whole genome shotgun sequence contains the following coding sequences:
- the LOC139128302 gene encoding sulfotransferase 1B1-like, which translates to MADKRNDSPSILNLPQKFVSDGVTFPGYVRKDLKEAIEKFECRDDDVYVVTYPKSGTTWAIEMVSLILNNADTEYNLSLEQMARVPVLELRTEFAQRMKFFFLIIYRLIFWLLPKGAQKTMRNYRATLMASDGMKYLNSVTSPRLIKSHLPCNFFPEKPLKKKCKIVYVLRNPKDTYVSYYYFHMNNWFHGYYDKSWSEFYKACVDKQLPYGDWFDHVLGWWKHKDEKNICFLKYEDMKRNPRAAVETLSSFLEKDLSEEETTKILEHCRFENMKKNPTVNMSLHTAVFDLRRGAFIRKGVVGDWESHFTVTENAAFQELYDKKMKGSGLTFDM; encoded by the exons ATGGCTGACAAGAGAAACGATTCACCGTCTATATTAAATCTCCCTCAGAAATTTGTCTCCGATGGCGTGACGTTCCCAGGGTATGTTCGGAAGGATCTGAAGGAAGCGATTGAAAAGTTTGAATGCAGAGACGATGACGTATATGTTGTGACGTATCCAAAATCAG GCACAACATGGGCTATAGAGATGGTATCACTGATCCTCAACAATGCTGATACAGAGTACAACCTCAGCCTTGAACAAATGGCACGGGTACCCGTTTTGGAATTGCGCACGGAATTCGCACAGAG GATGAAATTCTTCTTTCTGATTATCTATCGACTGATATTTTGGCTGCTGCCAAAAGGTGCGCAGAAAACAATGAGAAATTATCGAGCGACTCTCATGGCATCAGACGGAATGAAGTATTTGAACTCAGTGACGTCACCACGCCTAATCAAGTCCCATTTGCCGTGTAATTTCTTTCCAGAAAAACCTCTGAAAAAGAAGTGTAAG ATTGTATATGTTCTGAGGAATCCGAAAGATACCTATGTATCATATTACTACTTTCATATGAATAATTGGTTTCATGGTTACTACGACAAGTCTTGGTCAGAATTCTACAAAGCGTGCGTTGACAAACAAT TGCCGTATGGCGATTGGTTCGATCATGTGTTAGGATGGTGGAAGCACAAAGAtgagaaaaacatttgcttcTTGAAATATGAAGACATGAAAAGA aATCCCCGAGCTGCAGTGGAGACTTTATCATCGTTTTTGGAGAAGGACTTATCAGAAGAAGAGACGACAAAAATTCTCGAACACTGTAGgtttgaaaatatgaagaaaaacCCAACCGTCAACATGTCTCTACACACTGCTGTATTTGACCTGAGGAGAGGTGCATTCATAAGAAAAG GTGTCGTCGGGGATTGGGAGAGCCACTTTACTGTCACTGAAAATGCTGCATTTCAGGAGCTCTATGACAAGAAAATGAAAGGTTCCGGACTGACCTTTGACATGTGA